In Octopus sinensis unplaced genomic scaffold, ASM634580v1 Contig09569, whole genome shotgun sequence, the following are encoded in one genomic region:
- the LOC115228119 gene encoding translation elongation factor 2-like, protein MEGEEIYNSFLRIIESVNALISQGCGDVDQGDELQLQITTGDVGFGSALQGWGFTIPIIADYYSKKFGISKAKMLERLWGDNFRMPNGKWTKNEMALSLRVVLMSARQNPEQLTGAPAGNIIGIVGIDKHIMKTATLSDDAECFPIRQMKFSVSPVVRVAVAPKNTADLPKLIDGLIKLKKSDPMCISSESGEHVIAGAGELHLEICLKDLEEDHACIPIIKSDPVVSYRETCRKKSQVRLTKSPNQHNRLYVYSQAMTDDLVEEMESVCSDLY, encoded by the exons ATGGAGGGGGAGGAGATCTATAACTCTTTTTTGAGGATTATTGAAAGCGTCAATGCCTTGATATCCCAAGGATGTGGAGATGTCGATCAAGGGGATGAACTGCAGCTTCAAATCACCACTGGAGATGTCGGATTCGGCTCAGCTTTGCAAGGCTGGGGGTTCACAATTCCAATAATTGCCGATTATTACTCAAAAAAGTTTGGAATCAGCAAAGCAAAAATGTTGGAACGTCTTTGGGGTGATAATTTCCGAATGCCTAACGGAAAGTGGACTAAAAATGAGA TGGCCCTTAGTCTCAGAGTGGTTTTGATGAGTGCAAGGCAGAATCCTGAGCAGTTGACAGGGGCACCTGCCGGGAATATAATCGGGATAGTCGGAATCGATAAGcacataatgaaaacagccacaCTGTCGGAcgatgctgagtgctttccaatCCGACAGATGAAGTTCAGTGTCTCCCCTGTTGTCCGAGTGGCAGTGGCACCCAAGAATACTGCCGATTTGCCGAAATTGATTGATGGCTTGATAAAGCTGAAGAAATCTGATCCGATG TGTATTAGTTCCGAATCGGGCGAACATGTGATTGCTGGAGCCGGAGAATTGCACTTGGAGATCTGTCTGAAGGATCTTGAGGAAGATCATGCGTGTATTCCAATTATAAAGAGTGATCCGGTGGTCTCCTATCGGGAGACTTGCAGGAAAAAGTCGCAAGTGCGTCTGACCAAGTCGCCTAATCAGCACAATCGTCTCTACGTTTATTCGCAGGCGATGACAGATGATTTGGTAGAGGAGATGGAATCTGTATGTTCTGATTTATATTAA